From a region of the Desmodus rotundus isolate HL8 chromosome 7, HLdesRot8A.1, whole genome shotgun sequence genome:
- the PPP1CC gene encoding serine/threonine-protein phosphatase PP1-gamma catalytic subunit, with the protein MADIDKLNIDSIIQRLLEVRGSKPGKNVQLQENEIRGLCLKSREIFLSQPILLELEAPLKICGDIHGQYYDLLRLFEYGGFPPESNYLFLGDYVDRGKQSLETICLLLAYKIKYPENFFLLRGNHECASINRIYGFYDECKRRYNIKLWKTFTDCFNCLPIAAIVDEKIFCCHGGLSPDLQSMEQIRRIMRPTDVPDQGLLCDLLWSDPDKDVLGWGENDRGVSFTFGAEVVAKFLHKHDLDLICRAHQVVEDGYEFFAKRQLVTLFSAPNYCGEFDNAGAMMSVDETLMCSFQILKPAEKKKPNATRPVTPPRVGSGLNSSIQKAPNYRNNTVLYE; encoded by the exons ATGGCGGATATAGATAAACTCAACATCGACAGCATCATCCAACGGCTGCTGGAAG TGAGAGGGTCCAAGCCTGGTAAGAATGTCCAGCTACAGGAGAATGAAATCAGGGGACTGTGTTTGAAATCCCGGGAGATCTTTCTCAGTCAGCCTATCCTACTAGAACTTGAAGCACCACTCAAAATATGTG GTGATATCCATGGGCAATACTATGATTTGCTTCGGCTTTTTGAGTACGGTGGCTTCCCACCGGAAAGCAACTACCTGTTCCTTGGGGACTACGTGGACAGGGGGAAGCAGTCACTGGAGACCATCTGCCTCTTATTGGCGTACAAAATCAAGTATCccgagaatttttttcttctcagaggAAACCACGAATGTGCCAGCATCAATAGAATTTACGGATTTTATGATGAGT GTAAAAGAAGATACAACATTAAGCTGTGGAAAACTTTCACAGACTGTTTTAACTGTTTACCGATAGCAGCCATCGTggatgagaaaatattttgctgtCATGGAG gTTTATCACCAGATCTTCAATCTATGGAGCAGATTCGGCGAATTATGCGACCAACTGATGTACCAGATCAAGGTCTTCTTTGTGATCTTTTGTGGTCTGACCCCGATAAAGATGTCTTAGGCTGGGGTGAAAATGACAGAGGAGTGTCCTTCACATTTGGTGCAGAAGTGGTTGCAAAATTTCTCCATAAGCATGATTTGGATCTTATATGTAGAGCCCATCAG GTGGTTGAAGATGGATATGAATTTTTTGCAAAGAGGCAGTTGGTCACTCTGTTTTCTGCACCCAATTACTGCGGAGAGTTTGACAATGCAGGTGCCATGATGAGTGTGGACGAGACACTGATGTGCTCTTTCCAG ATTTTAAAgcctgcagagaaaaagaagccGAATGCCACGAGACCCGTAACACCTCCAAGGG TTGGATCAGGCCTGAACTCGTCCATTCAGAAAGCTCCAAATTATAGAAACAATACTGTTCTATACGAGTGA